The following are encoded together in the Streptomyces sp. NBC_01465 genome:
- a CDS encoding GAF domain-containing protein translates to MKTRPLDLARLNAQHSAETARVLHGLHEAAFSGKPSRATPRPVIDASWQRMMRIGLNPDQSTSSVLLETAELEHRRRATVLGELMPSLSQGLVSIADASMQVMVVTDEGGRVLWRDGNQAVIRRANGICLEEGAAWSEDTTGTNAIGTALEAARPVQVHSAEHFVRTLHNWTCAAAPVHDPRDGRLLGIIDISGPESTFHPATLALVDSVAQLAVSELRQRHHVSIERLRSVAAPILCRLGGRALAVDTHGWLAAVTGMPPLDRLPIPKSFAAGRRWLPSLGMCAVEPLPGGWLIRIDEETRDSTNRIVLDLTAPRRSSVTVSGPAGSWTHELSPRHAELLYVLTLHPQGRTAAELAGDLFGDITRTVTVRAEMSRVRRHFAEVLAHRPYRFVEGVEVDVLLPDHPMDLLPHSIAPAVRANA, encoded by the coding sequence GTGAAGACGCGACCGCTCGACCTCGCCCGCCTGAACGCGCAGCACAGCGCGGAGACGGCGCGCGTGCTGCACGGCCTGCACGAGGCGGCCTTCTCGGGCAAGCCTTCGCGTGCCACACCACGACCGGTGATCGACGCCTCGTGGCAGCGGATGATGCGCATCGGTCTGAACCCCGACCAGTCCACCAGCAGCGTGCTGTTGGAGACGGCCGAGCTGGAGCACCGGCGCAGAGCCACGGTCCTGGGCGAGCTGATGCCTTCGCTCAGCCAGGGGCTCGTCTCGATCGCGGACGCCTCCATGCAGGTCATGGTGGTGACCGACGAGGGGGGCCGGGTGCTGTGGCGCGACGGCAACCAGGCGGTGATCCGACGGGCGAACGGGATCTGTCTGGAGGAGGGCGCCGCCTGGTCCGAGGACACCACGGGGACCAATGCGATCGGCACCGCCCTGGAGGCCGCCCGGCCCGTACAGGTGCACTCCGCCGAGCACTTCGTCCGTACGCTCCACAACTGGACGTGCGCGGCGGCCCCCGTCCACGATCCGCGCGACGGCCGGCTGCTCGGCATCATCGACATCAGCGGCCCCGAGTCCACCTTCCACCCCGCCACCCTCGCCCTGGTCGACTCGGTGGCGCAGCTGGCCGTCTCCGAACTCCGCCAGCGCCACCACGTCTCCATCGAACGGCTGCGGTCGGTGGCGGCCCCGATCCTGTGCCGGCTGGGCGGCCGCGCCCTGGCGGTCGACACGCACGGCTGGCTCGCGGCGGTGACCGGGATGCCGCCGCTGGACCGTCTCCCGATCCCCAAGTCCTTTGCCGCGGGCCGCAGATGGCTGCCCTCGCTGGGTATGTGCGCGGTGGAGCCGCTGCCCGGCGGCTGGCTGATCAGGATCGACGAGGAGACCCGGGATTCGACGAACCGGATCGTCCTCGACCTGACGGCACCGCGCCGCTCCTCGGTGACCGTCTCGGGCCCCGCGGGCAGCTGGACGCACGAACTGTCCCCGCGCCACGCCGAGTTGCTGTACGTACTGACCCTGCACCCCCAGGGCCGGACCGCCGCCGAGCTCGCCGGGGACCTCTTCGGCGACATCACGCGCACCGTGACCGTACGGGCGGAGATGTCCCGGGTGCGCCGCCACTTCGCGGAGGTGCTGGCCCACCGCCCCTACCGCTTCGTCGAGGGCGTGGAAGTGGACGTGCTGCTGCCGGACCACCCCATGGACCTGCTGCCGCACTCCATCGCGCCGGCCGTGCGAGCGAACGCCTGA
- a CDS encoding SAV_2336 N-terminal domain-related protein — protein sequence MTTPLTELAWILEAAGDGPPTGRELAELLWLAQYVQVKQEPPAEAAGSLQETRAAAERTATATLPPSSSPAGSGSPPLPAAPPAAERVPLFAPADGRSLLDGAQESVLAPAPPMLSRPLEIQRALRPLRRTVPSPYAQELDETETAHRIAATGAGPEMWLPVLRPRRERWLQLRLVFDSGPTMTMWEPLLHGLRTAVGQTGMFRTVEVLRLGPDGRVPARAWLPGRTLVLVISDCMGPQWWASAAGSRWYRTLRRWATALPVAVVQPLPERLWDSTPFPAVPGLLSAPYPGAPDTALGFAPYEKYRTVGEGSIPVPVLELAPEWLGHWASLVASAGAGEVPGAAAWLSERPPSASQSGAPTPEETGAEALVLRFRATASPAAFWLASHLAVGSAHLPVMRLVQAAVEERPEPRHLAEVVLSGMLKSLPGASGAYDFRPGVREVLLGTLPRSSLSRTARLLGRVSSQIEARAGTVPGEFRALIAAEGGPVGVVPGDPFALVSRESVQLLRGPEPEVAKPAAGSGAVFAPPVLNDRYELHTLLGSGGEGEVWLAHDLALKRSVAVKLFPFVQSAGVASAREAVTDAFLASAQVVQLFSNPLLVTVYDVFATDKACSLVMEMVEGSSLREVLDLYSGALPADRIVEIGRLVLEGLEVLHRGGAVHGDLKPSNIIFRQDGSPVLCDYAINWTDAKHGDTVLASSIRPDATWAGRTPWYTAPEGSRAPESDFYALGCVLYELATGAPPFPSTSFTKVVVDHRTAAPEPLRTLRPNLPAQLEDAVLALLAKEPEARQRGVEILMSSDPRWLSGTACRWQYDVLGPPWIHHDILATHDRTHLDVLCRLLWANGAPLTVDELCVGAADRTTEDIELFLRELQGFGHDVAARPDGFLLIAGPDQLDLTRARRLAAQAVAARELGDALRSRDLFRESLGLWYGEPLDDVPGEWAATERRRLREWRTELERSCDEMDLALFPRGPTHIGASLFHPVADDTTAALVKRALHSVLGDASATEVVPFGAPSETVEVDAEASVSEVMAAVIDHLPDTLLSTLPHRHESLVLAVTVRMKQGNPVVAPPRPRQVPRVGLLMSVTVPDDVHRQFDGKLRQHFRRRLVETDTGDFSAVWSRTVSRSQSADWEEVSLRSPWYLRLTRRLIAGRTVTGGADTVYPPESESPR from the coding sequence ATGACCACCCCGCTGACGGAGCTCGCGTGGATCCTGGAAGCGGCCGGAGACGGACCGCCGACCGGGCGGGAGCTGGCCGAACTGCTCTGGCTCGCACAGTACGTTCAGGTGAAGCAGGAGCCGCCGGCCGAGGCAGCAGGAAGCCTGCAGGAGACGCGGGCGGCAGCGGAAAGGACGGCTACCGCGACACTTCCTCCTTCGTCTTCCCCGGCCGGCTCCGGCTCTCCGCCCCTCCCGGCCGCTCCACCGGCCGCGGAGCGGGTACCTCTGTTCGCGCCGGCGGACGGGCGCTCCCTCCTCGACGGCGCCCAGGAGTCGGTCCTTGCCCCCGCTCCCCCGATGCTCTCCCGCCCCCTCGAAATCCAGCGGGCGCTGCGCCCCCTGCGGCGGACCGTTCCCTCCCCGTACGCGCAGGAGTTGGACGAGACCGAGACGGCACACCGCATCGCGGCCACCGGTGCGGGGCCCGAGATGTGGCTGCCGGTGCTGCGGCCTCGCCGGGAGCGGTGGCTGCAACTGCGCCTGGTCTTCGACTCGGGTCCCACGATGACGATGTGGGAACCGCTGCTGCACGGCCTGCGGACGGCTGTCGGGCAGACCGGGATGTTCCGCACGGTGGAGGTGCTGCGGCTCGGACCTGACGGGCGGGTGCCGGCCCGGGCGTGGCTGCCTGGCAGGACCCTCGTCCTGGTGATCAGCGACTGCATGGGGCCCCAGTGGTGGGCGAGCGCCGCCGGGTCGCGCTGGTACCGGACGCTGCGGCGCTGGGCGACGGCCCTGCCCGTGGCGGTCGTGCAGCCGCTGCCGGAACGGCTGTGGGACAGCACGCCCTTCCCGGCCGTGCCCGGTCTGCTGTCGGCGCCGTATCCGGGCGCTCCGGATACGGCCCTCGGTTTCGCACCGTACGAGAAGTACAGGACCGTCGGCGAGGGCAGCATCCCGGTCCCCGTGCTGGAGTTGGCGCCCGAGTGGCTGGGGCACTGGGCATCACTGGTGGCGTCGGCCGGGGCGGGCGAAGTCCCGGGCGCGGCGGCCTGGCTGAGTGAGCGGCCGCCGTCCGCATCGCAGAGTGGGGCGCCCACGCCCGAGGAGACCGGCGCGGAGGCGCTCGTGCTGCGCTTCCGGGCAACGGCCTCCCCTGCCGCGTTCTGGCTGGCCTCCCATCTGGCGGTGGGTTCCGCGCACTTGCCGGTGATGCGGCTCGTGCAGGCGGCGGTCGAGGAGCGCCCCGAGCCGCGGCATCTGGCCGAGGTCGTGCTCAGCGGGATGTTGAAGTCGCTTCCGGGCGCGTCCGGTGCGTACGACTTCAGACCGGGGGTTCGCGAGGTACTTCTCGGTACGCTGCCGCGCTCGTCCCTGTCCCGTACAGCCCGGCTCCTCGGCCGGGTGAGCTCCCAGATCGAGGCCCGCGCGGGCACGGTCCCCGGCGAGTTCCGGGCGCTGATCGCAGCGGAGGGCGGACCGGTCGGAGTGGTACCTGGGGACCCGTTCGCGCTGGTCAGCAGGGAGAGCGTACAGCTGCTGCGGGGGCCGGAGCCCGAGGTGGCGAAGCCTGCTGCGGGCTCCGGAGCGGTCTTCGCTCCTCCGGTGCTCAACGACCGTTATGAGCTGCACACGTTGTTGGGCAGTGGCGGGGAGGGCGAGGTGTGGCTGGCGCACGACCTGGCGTTGAAGCGGTCCGTCGCGGTCAAGCTCTTCCCCTTCGTCCAGTCGGCAGGGGTCGCCTCGGCACGCGAGGCGGTCACCGACGCGTTTCTCGCTTCCGCACAGGTTGTTCAACTGTTCTCGAACCCTCTGCTCGTCACGGTGTACGACGTGTTCGCAACGGACAAGGCCTGCAGTCTGGTGATGGAGATGGTGGAGGGCTCCTCCTTGCGCGAGGTGCTCGACCTTTACTCCGGAGCACTCCCGGCGGACCGCATCGTCGAGATCGGCCGGCTGGTGCTCGAGGGACTCGAAGTACTGCACCGCGGGGGCGCCGTGCACGGAGACCTGAAGCCGTCCAACATCATCTTCCGCCAGGACGGCAGCCCCGTGCTCTGCGACTACGCCATCAACTGGACCGACGCAAAGCACGGGGACACCGTGCTGGCGTCCAGCATCCGCCCTGATGCGACATGGGCAGGGAGAACTCCCTGGTACACGGCTCCCGAGGGGAGCCGTGCGCCGGAGAGCGATTTCTACGCCCTGGGCTGTGTCCTGTACGAACTGGCCACCGGCGCGCCGCCCTTCCCCAGCACGAGTTTCACCAAGGTGGTCGTGGACCATCGGACCGCCGCCCCGGAGCCTCTGCGGACCCTTCGCCCCAATCTGCCGGCACAGCTCGAAGACGCTGTTCTGGCCCTGCTCGCCAAAGAACCCGAGGCCCGGCAGCGGGGCGTGGAGATCTTGATGTCGTCGGATCCGCGCTGGCTCAGCGGGACCGCGTGCCGCTGGCAGTACGACGTGCTCGGGCCGCCCTGGATCCATCACGACATCCTCGCGACCCATGACCGCACGCATCTCGACGTGCTCTGCAGGCTGTTGTGGGCGAACGGCGCACCGCTGACGGTGGATGAACTCTGTGTCGGTGCAGCGGACAGAACGACGGAGGACATCGAGCTTTTCCTCCGCGAACTGCAGGGATTCGGGCACGATGTCGCCGCCCGCCCCGACGGCTTCCTGCTCATCGCCGGCCCGGATCAACTCGACCTCACGAGAGCCAGGAGGCTGGCCGCGCAGGCCGTGGCCGCACGCGAACTCGGCGATGCTCTGCGCAGCCGCGATCTCTTCCGGGAGTCGCTCGGCCTCTGGTACGGCGAACCGCTGGATGACGTCCCTGGCGAGTGGGCGGCAACCGAGCGCCGCAGACTGCGGGAGTGGCGTACCGAACTGGAGCGGTCTTGCGACGAGATGGACCTGGCCCTCTTCCCCAGAGGCCCCACGCACATCGGCGCGTCCCTCTTCCACCCGGTCGCCGACGACACGACCGCCGCATTGGTGAAGCGGGCGCTCCACTCGGTGCTGGGCGATGCCTCGGCGACTGAGGTTGTCCCCTTCGGCGCACCCTCGGAAACGGTCGAGGTCGACGCGGAGGCCTCCGTATCCGAAGTGATGGCGGCAGTCATCGACCACCTGCCCGACACCCTCCTGTCCACTCTGCCCCACAGGCACGAGAGTCTGGTGCTGGCAGTCACGGTCCGCATGAAACAGGGCAATCCGGTGGTCGCGCCTCCCCGTCCGCGGCAGGTTCCCCGCGTGGGGCTGCTGATGAGCGTGACGGTGCCGGACGACGTGCACAGACAATTCGACGGGAAGTTGCGACAGCACTTTCGACGACGACTGGTGGAGACGGACACGGGTGATTTCTCGGCGGTCTGGTCCCGGACCGTCAGCCGCTCACAATCGGCGGACTGGGAAGAGGTGAGCCTCCGTTCCCCCTGGTATCTCAGGCTGACCAGGCGGCTCATTGCGGGCCGCACGGTAACCGGCGGCGCCGACACCGTCTACCCGCCCGAGTCCGAATCCCCGCGTTAG
- a CDS encoding CU044_2847 family protein, whose amino-acid sequence MGALIEYTTDSGAQVVVEIDRQAPGARLVARGDNTLAQAGQTLDSALQSIRSAAESALTVFREGKLKPHGVELEFGVKLTAEAGAVIAKSSVEGHLLVKLTWSPPNDATTADG is encoded by the coding sequence GTGGGCGCACTGATCGAATACACAACGGACAGCGGCGCTCAGGTCGTCGTCGAGATCGACCGCCAAGCACCCGGTGCCAGACTTGTGGCACGCGGCGACAACACCTTGGCCCAGGCGGGGCAGACGCTCGACTCCGCCCTCCAGAGCATCCGGTCCGCCGCCGAGTCCGCTCTGACGGTCTTTCGTGAAGGCAAGCTCAAACCTCATGGCGTGGAACTGGAATTCGGCGTGAAGCTGACCGCCGAGGCCGGAGCCGTGATCGCCAAGAGCTCGGTCGAGGGGCATCTTCTGGTCAAGCTGACCTGGTCCCCGCCGAACGATGCAACGACGGCAGACGGCTGA
- a CDS encoding AAA family ATPase, producing the protein MPLWPVYTGASEPHDGIAQLPPPPPWRDFNGGPVLRAPADIAGGAGASPDRVHRAQTYRATEKSIQLVNAALYLRRPLLVTGPPGSGKSTLPYAVARELKLGPVLRWNITSRATLNDGLYQYDPLSRLYAAGQSTEDSGIEDHLRLGPVGTALLPYELPRVLLIDEIDKSDLDLPNDLLNILEEGQYEIPELVRAARKFPEARLLASDSDERVAVLRGRVRCRAFPFVVLTSNGEREFPPAFLRRCVALQLKQPLPGHLEDIVRAHLGELDDGAHRVVDAFLERAGSGELATDQLLNAIYLTRASGLRGASSDELAQSLMPYLSSRPADADSGELG; encoded by the coding sequence ATGCCCCTGTGGCCCGTCTACACCGGCGCGAGCGAACCCCACGACGGGATCGCACAGTTGCCACCGCCGCCGCCCTGGCGCGACTTCAACGGCGGGCCGGTGCTCCGGGCGCCCGCGGACATCGCGGGAGGTGCGGGCGCGTCCCCCGACCGCGTGCACCGGGCACAGACCTACCGAGCGACGGAGAAGAGCATCCAGCTCGTCAACGCCGCGCTCTATCTGCGCAGACCGCTGCTGGTGACGGGCCCTCCGGGGAGCGGCAAGTCGACTCTGCCGTACGCGGTCGCACGGGAGTTGAAGCTCGGTCCCGTACTGCGGTGGAACATCACCAGCCGGGCGACGCTGAACGACGGGCTCTATCAGTACGACCCGCTGTCGAGGCTGTACGCGGCCGGGCAGAGCACCGAGGACTCCGGCATCGAGGATCATCTGCGGCTGGGTCCGGTGGGCACGGCCCTGCTGCCGTATGAACTTCCGCGCGTCCTGCTCATCGACGAGATCGACAAGAGCGACCTGGACCTGCCCAACGACCTGCTCAACATCCTGGAGGAGGGACAGTACGAGATCCCCGAACTGGTCCGGGCGGCGCGCAAGTTCCCCGAAGCCAGGCTCCTGGCCTCGGATTCCGACGAGAGGGTGGCGGTGCTCCGGGGGCGGGTGCGCTGCAGGGCGTTCCCGTTCGTGGTCCTGACGAGCAACGGCGAGCGCGAGTTCCCGCCCGCGTTTCTCCGCCGATGTGTCGCCCTGCAGCTCAAACAGCCGCTGCCGGGGCACCTCGAGGACATTGTGCGGGCCCATCTCGGCGAGCTGGACGACGGCGCGCACCGGGTGGTCGACGCCTTCCTGGAGCGCGCGGGCAGCGGTGAGCTCGCCACTGATCAACTGCTCAATGCCATCTATCTGACGCGGGCCTCCGGGCTCCGCGGTGCGTCCAGCGACGAACTGGCGCAGAGCCTGATGCCGTATCTGAGCAGCCGCCCGGCCGACGCGGACTCCGGTGAGCTCGGATGA
- a CDS encoding YihY/virulence factor BrkB family protein: MQAAKETGGRHSGGRLHRARVLYNNVSKRKTAWLLLKDIVNSCMEYRILGLAAEAAFFTLLSLPPLLLSLIALLGYVDGWTNTDTVASIETNILHAASTVLSDRGVHDFATPLLEDVTHGKRPDLVSISFAFALWSGSRAVNVFIDTITVMYGLDGRRGIVMTRLLSILLYVIALLIGAVVLPLAVVGPDRVVELLPWGTDVIAVLYWPLMILLSVVFLTTLYHVSVPVRSPWIEDVPGALVALGMWLVGSLLLRIYLTSQVEGPTIYGSLAAPIAVLLWIGISAFAVLVGAAVNAAIDRVWPAAATAAARAANERMRAAHTSRLPARPTYRPTVGVDEDDDEEDDGDDDSADMPSEFPERWSRFLPPTDVTSRLRGSGGRDKEQKP, encoded by the coding sequence GTGCAGGCAGCAAAGGAAACAGGTGGGCGGCATTCAGGCGGCCGGCTCCACCGGGCTCGAGTTCTCTACAACAACGTCTCCAAGCGCAAGACGGCCTGGCTCCTTCTCAAGGACATCGTCAACTCGTGCATGGAGTACCGCATCCTCGGACTCGCGGCGGAGGCGGCGTTCTTCACGCTGCTCTCGCTGCCACCGCTGCTGCTCTCGCTCATCGCGCTGCTCGGTTACGTGGACGGCTGGACCAACACCGACACCGTCGCCAGCATCGAGACGAACATCCTGCACGCCGCCTCCACGGTCCTCTCCGACCGCGGCGTCCACGACTTCGCGACTCCGCTCCTCGAGGACGTCACCCACGGCAAACGCCCCGACCTCGTCTCGATCAGCTTCGCCTTCGCGCTCTGGTCGGGCTCGCGCGCGGTCAACGTCTTCATCGACACGATCACGGTCATGTACGGCCTCGACGGCCGCCGCGGCATCGTCATGACCCGCCTCCTGTCGATCCTCCTGTACGTCATCGCCCTGCTGATCGGCGCCGTGGTGCTGCCCCTTGCGGTGGTGGGCCCCGACCGGGTGGTGGAACTCCTGCCCTGGGGCACGGACGTCATCGCGGTCCTGTACTGGCCGCTGATGATCCTCCTCTCCGTCGTCTTCCTCACGACGCTCTACCACGTGTCCGTCCCGGTCCGCTCCCCATGGATCGAGGACGTGCCGGGCGCGCTGGTGGCGCTGGGCATGTGGCTCGTGGGCAGCCTGCTGCTCCGCATCTACCTCACGAGCCAGGTCGAGGGCCCGACCATCTACGGCTCCCTCGCGGCGCCCATCGCGGTCCTGCTGTGGATCGGCATCTCGGCGTTCGCGGTCCTGGTGGGCGCGGCCGTCAACGCGGCGATCGACCGCGTCTGGCCGGCCGCCGCGACGGCCGCGGCGCGCGCCGCGAACGAGCGGATGCGGGCGGCGCACACGTCGCGGCTCCCGGCACGGCCGACGTACCGCCCCACGGTCGGGGTGGACGAGGACGACGACGAGGAGGACGACGGCGACGACGACAGCGCGGACATGCCGTCGGAGTTCCCGGAGCGCTGGTCGCGCTTCCTGCCGCCGACCGATGTGACGTCGCGGCTGCGGGGGAGCGGCGGTCGCGACAAGGAACAGAAACCCTAA
- a CDS encoding acyl-CoA dehydrogenase family protein, translated as MAATTHTVTNQPPPLVGYDVFSADRVLTEAVERHTAPELLDGVREELASLGRTAGSAQAREWGVQANENPPKLKTHDRYGHRVDEVEFHPAWHRLLGKAVSSGLTDAWGRPAGHVRRAAGFLVWTQAEAGHGCPVSMTHAAVPTLRTDPVLAAEWEPRLTSHLYEQELRPASLKSGVLFGMGMTEKQGGSDVRANTTSAVPLAAEGEYLLTGHKWFCSAPMCDGFLVLAQAPGGLTCFLVERVLPDGTRNVFAIQRLKDKLGNRSNASSEVEFDGTLARRVGEEGRGVRTIIEMVAATRLDCTIGAASLMRQAVAQATHHAVHRSAFGGALIDKPLMRNVLADLALESEAATTLAMRLASAYDSDTDEERAFLRLAVPAAKYWTTKRCTPVAVEALECLGGNGYVEESGMPRLLRESPLGSIWEGSGNVQALDVLRALQREPQALNAFLQEVGKARGADHRLDGAIKNLLTELSDLDGIEARARRLVERIALVLQGSLLVRWAPPEVADAFCASRLGGDWGSAFGTLPHTLDLRSVVERARVDVEA; from the coding sequence ATGGCAGCCACCACCCACACCGTGACCAATCAGCCTCCGCCCCTGGTGGGGTACGACGTCTTCTCTGCCGACCGGGTGCTGACGGAGGCCGTGGAGCGGCACACCGCGCCTGAACTCCTGGACGGCGTACGGGAGGAGCTGGCCTCCCTCGGGCGGACGGCGGGATCGGCGCAGGCCCGGGAGTGGGGGGTCCAGGCCAATGAAAATCCGCCGAAACTCAAAACCCACGACCGGTACGGCCACCGCGTCGACGAGGTCGAATTCCATCCGGCCTGGCACCGATTGCTCGGTAAGGCCGTTTCGTCCGGTCTGACGGATGCCTGGGGGCGGCCGGCCGGGCATGTGCGCCGGGCGGCGGGGTTCCTGGTGTGGACGCAGGCGGAGGCGGGGCACGGCTGCCCGGTGTCGATGACACACGCGGCGGTGCCGACGCTGCGGACCGATCCGGTGCTGGCCGCGGAGTGGGAGCCCCGGCTCACCTCGCATCTGTACGAACAGGAGCTGCGGCCCGCGTCGCTGAAGTCGGGCGTGCTGTTCGGGATGGGGATGACGGAGAAGCAGGGCGGGAGTGACGTCCGGGCCAATACGACGAGCGCGGTGCCGCTGGCCGCGGAGGGTGAGTATCTGCTCACCGGGCACAAGTGGTTCTGTTCGGCGCCGATGTGCGACGGGTTCCTGGTGCTCGCGCAGGCGCCCGGGGGGCTGACCTGTTTCCTGGTGGAGCGGGTGCTGCCGGACGGCACGCGGAACGTCTTCGCGATCCAGCGGCTCAAGGACAAGCTGGGCAACCGGTCCAACGCGTCGAGCGAGGTCGAGTTCGACGGGACCCTCGCCCGGCGCGTGGGCGAGGAGGGGCGCGGGGTGCGGACCATCATCGAGATGGTCGCCGCGACCCGGCTCGACTGCACGATCGGGGCCGCGTCCCTGATGCGCCAGGCCGTGGCCCAGGCCACGCACCATGCCGTGCACCGCAGCGCGTTCGGGGGTGCGCTGATCGACAAGCCGCTGATGCGCAACGTACTGGCGGATCTGGCGCTGGAGTCGGAGGCGGCGACGACGCTCGCGATGCGGCTCGCCTCGGCGTACGACAGCGACACGGACGAGGAGCGGGCCTTTCTGCGGCTGGCGGTGCCCGCGGCGAAGTACTGGACCACCAAGCGCTGTACGCCCGTTGCCGTGGAGGCGCTGGAGTGCCTGGGCGGCAACGGCTACGTCGAGGAGTCGGGGATGCCCCGGCTGCTGCGCGAGTCGCCGCTGGGCTCGATCTGGGAGGGGTCGGGGAACGTACAGGCGCTGGATGTGCTGCGGGCGCTGCAGCGCGAACCGCAGGCGTTGAACGCGTTTCTGCAGGAGGTCGGCAAGGCGCGGGGCGCCGACCACCGGCTGGACGGTGCGATCAAGAACCTGCTGACCGAACTGTCCGATCTGGACGGTATCGAGGCGCGGGCGCGGCGGCTGGTGGAGCGCATCGCGCTGGTGCTGCAGGGGTCGCTGCTGGTGCGCTGGGCGCCGCCGGAGGTCGCGGACGCGTTCTGTGCCTCGCGGCTCGGCGGGGACTGGGGCTCGGCGTTCGGGACGCTGCCGCACACTCTGGACCTGCGGTCGGTCGTGGAGCGGGCACGGGTCGACGTGGAGGCGTGA
- a CDS encoding VMAP-C domain-containing protein produces MSSPSWHARVECDGIVRGAGFLVSDRQVVTCAHVVQYDGPVSVTFPGGPGIGRVLATVVRGPWAGKLLDPGDVAVLVLERPVPVEPAAFTLLNETVAGPSPRIVCYGFPDGYDEGTLSELSLVSAQLISDEWAQVTAWKEHGQGLASGFSGAAAMLAEGGKVIGMIASQDPDAHNGRIIPAQVMGRHLPELADLIPTPGYGPAEKHWLRELIRRASGATYDLDRLFANACGAFGFHRPADRFRTLWEAVWYLLSESPPRAASLPLADLTEGLARLVGDDSLSTDLRAWSRAHRRRFDAAAPASVDSHWAPILVEIRRSGADRNSLLAEVSAFRNGHGQLVAEDRLTRAQLRDWVLDKIEAAYGELDLKGKELVAFVLPRGWLNEPVDQWVPSRGREKPLGCKSPLVVMDLERRTNHRLQRGLRQIWASLDAHQTSALYRIDCDSAYQPDVLSVELQDVLSPVGFARPPRAPRDKRLYGAALDAPAPIVLWSRTACNGAGCAQSCSGSDFLDLLAEHLEGLAPSDVPSLIWTLRKQAFTNREPVPHWAQGLSLIWEDPRWFPGVQPIAASPVG; encoded by the coding sequence ATGAGCTCCCCGTCCTGGCATGCGCGTGTCGAGTGCGACGGGATCGTGCGGGGCGCCGGATTCCTCGTCTCCGACCGACAGGTGGTCACCTGCGCACACGTGGTGCAGTACGACGGACCGGTCTCGGTCACCTTCCCCGGCGGTCCGGGCATCGGGAGGGTCCTGGCCACGGTGGTGCGCGGCCCATGGGCGGGCAAGCTGCTCGATCCGGGCGATGTGGCCGTCCTCGTACTGGAGCGTCCCGTTCCTGTCGAACCCGCCGCCTTCACCCTTCTGAACGAAACCGTCGCCGGCCCGTCACCCAGGATCGTCTGCTACGGATTCCCGGACGGCTACGACGAAGGGACACTGAGCGAACTGAGCCTGGTGTCCGCGCAGTTGATCTCCGACGAGTGGGCACAGGTAACGGCGTGGAAGGAGCACGGACAGGGGCTGGCCAGTGGCTTCAGCGGGGCGGCCGCGATGCTGGCGGAGGGTGGCAAGGTCATCGGGATGATCGCCTCACAGGATCCGGACGCACACAACGGTCGGATCATCCCTGCCCAGGTGATGGGACGGCACCTTCCGGAACTCGCCGATCTCATCCCTACACCGGGGTACGGGCCCGCGGAAAAGCACTGGCTGCGCGAGCTGATCCGGCGCGCGTCAGGGGCCACGTACGACTTGGATCGTCTCTTCGCCAACGCCTGCGGGGCCTTCGGCTTCCACCGGCCGGCCGACCGCTTCCGCACTCTGTGGGAGGCGGTCTGGTACCTGCTGTCGGAGTCACCGCCGCGGGCCGCGTCCCTGCCGCTGGCCGACCTGACCGAAGGGCTGGCGCGGCTCGTCGGGGACGACAGTCTCAGCACCGACCTCAGGGCCTGGTCGCGCGCTCACAGGAGGCGCTTCGATGCCGCCGCCCCGGCCTCGGTGGACAGCCACTGGGCTCCGATCCTGGTCGAGATCAGACGCAGCGGCGCCGACCGCAATTCCCTGCTGGCCGAGGTGTCCGCCTTCAGGAACGGCCATGGGCAGCTTGTCGCGGAGGACCGGTTGACCCGGGCACAGCTGCGCGACTGGGTGCTGGACAAGATCGAAGCGGCGTACGGCGAGCTCGACCTGAAGGGCAAGGAGCTGGTCGCCTTCGTACTGCCGCGCGGCTGGCTCAACGAGCCGGTCGACCAGTGGGTGCCCAGCAGAGGCAGAGAGAAACCCCTGGGGTGCAAGTCGCCCCTGGTGGTCATGGACCTCGAGCGCCGTACCAACCACCGCCTCCAGCGCGGGCTCCGGCAGATCTGGGCATCTCTCGACGCGCACCAGACGTCCGCGCTGTACCGGATCGACTGCGACAGCGCGTACCAGCCCGATGTGCTCTCGGTCGAGCTCCAGGACGTCCTCAGCCCTGTGGGGTTCGCGCGGCCGCCCCGGGCTCCTCGCGACAAGAGGTTGTACGGTGCCGCGCTTGATGCGCCGGCGCCGATCGTGCTGTGGTCGCGGACCGCTTGCAACGGCGCTGGGTGCGCGCAATCCTGCTCGGGCAGTGACTTCCTCGACCTCCTGGCGGAGCATCTGGAGGGACTGGCGCCGTCCGATGTCCCGAGCTTGATATGGACGTTGCGCAAGCAGGCGTTCACGAACCGCGAGCCGGTGCCGCACTGGGCCCAGGGGCTGTCGCTCATCTGGGAAGATCCGCGCTGGTTCCCCGGGGTTCAGCCCATCGCCGCATCGCCCGTCGGTTGA